The nucleotide window GTGCCTTGCTGGTCGTTGAAGTAACCCAGTGATCCTGAGCATGGCTTAGACGAGAGGGGAAAGGTAGATCCTCCCGGTATTTAATAAGATAGCTCGGCTTGCCTCTCTCCGTAACACTGATCAGCTTGAGCCGATATTCCGGTGAGACTTCTGCCTCCCCGGTCTGGAAACAGTCAGATTGAGCTTGCGGAAGGTTGAAATACCCAAAGTTCAAATCAAAGTGCTGAACAGTACTGCCTTTGTGTACCCGAATTTGCTTTAGCGCTTTGGTTCGGGGTAGGTCAGCTCGGTTGCAGGAGCTATAAACAAACTCCACAAAGTCGCCACGGCTAGAGCGTATGGTGCTTAGTCGCAGGCCTAGCACCCGGGTTTTGTTTTCTGTGTACGTCGGTGGCTTGTCGGCACAGCCCGGCACGCTGCCAGAGGTGCGGTAACGGGTATAGCTGCCTAGGCTATTGTAGCCATACGTGAGTGTATCATAAGTTAGCGTGATGCTCTCGTGGTTAGGCGTCTCGACTCGCGACAGATAAAAGACCGTGGCTCGGGGGTATATTCATCCTGGGGTGTGGAGTGCCCACCATACCGAATAATGTAGGTAGTGGCTACCTCCTGTTCTTGGAAGTAAAACCGATTGCCTTTTTCGTCAACGATGGTATAGCCGTTCTGTCGCTCAATAGTGATAGGCTCATAGGGTACCGGGTGCGTATTGCCTTCCTGGGTATGAAAGAATTTTCCGCTCCGGCCGCACATGCTGTAGTAGTACAGATCGGGCTGGGTATCGAAGCTGGAAGTAAAGTTGAAGGCTGGCGTTCCGGCCGGCGACGTACCTGTAGCCCGCATGCAGAATAGGTAGTCATTGCTGCCGTAAAGCGGTGCCAAGGGTCGGTCTTTGGGAATCGGCCAAGCCCCATTGCAATAGCCCGTCGGTGAAAAGTCATCCTTGCCCAGTACGGTCGAGGAGATACTGCCTCCAGCCTGCAAAGCCCATCCTAGCCCCACGGAACTAGCTATTTCCGAAACCCGAACTCCCCCGCATGATAGTTCAGGCTGATAGGCAGTGAGAGGCCTCGCAGCTTCACTTCGTAGATAGGAATTGTAATGCTGGGCACCCCAGAGTAAAGGCTAACGGGAATTTCTGAGAACTTGCCTAGGGCTGCCGCCTCCGGTGGAGGTGGCGTACCGGCACTGAGACGCTCCGTCATTTGAGCCACAAGAGGGTGCTCAAAAACGAATAAAAGAATGATGAATAGCCAAAAAGATCTAATGGCTAGTTGTTTAGAGTAAAAAAGTGCGCTCATAAGATGCTTCAGTAAGGACAAACTGATTCTGCCTAAGGCCCATGCCATAGGAGTTATGATGCAGATAGGTAGAGCAGGAAGGGGCGGAGCGGCGTACGAATAGCCGCGGAGCTCCGCTGGCCAGGCGAAGCGGTATTAAGTATGAGGTTTTACCGGACGCCTAAAAGCGCTGTAGGTAAAGGACAAGCAATAGAAAAGGTCTTGGTGCAGCAGACCCTTTCGAATAAATCACCTAGCAGTAGCAGGTTAATACTTGCATAGGGTAGGGCGGATAGGCATATTTGTTAAGCGTAATGGATACAATTTTATTCTTAATTTGAATAGTATCCAAATTTTGAATTAATTTTTTGCATAATTTTTAATGGACTGGATTCCTGCCAAGCTGCGCACTATTCGTCAGGAATTCAACATGACCCAGCTAGAAATAGCCCAGGCTAGCGGATTATCCCAGCGCGACATCAGCCAGTTGGAGAACGGCCGCAAGGAGGGCCTGCCCAAGGAGTTTATTCACTTTCTGCATACCCGGGGCGTAGACCTTAACTGGCTATTCGCCGACCCAGCCGCCGAAACCGCACCCGCTACTAGTGCTTCTGCCGGAGCTCCAGCGAAATATTCTGTCCCAGAGTCTTCCACCAGCATGGCGGCGGAAGACCGGGCAGGCTACGGCCGGGTTCCTGGTGGCAGCCCGGTAGCAGACGGTCCGGCTGAACTGCGGCTGGTAGCTCAAGAGCAGCTCCGGCAGTATGCTCAGCGCTGCCAGGAGCCGGCATTTGAGCAGCAGCTGCCCGTCGGGAACTTGCCGCTGCCCGAGATGGGGCAAGGCGTGTTCCGGGCTTTCCAGTTGCCCGATGCCGCCCTAGCACCCGCGTTTGCCGCTCTCGACTGGGTTATTGCCCGAAAGGAAGCCCCGGGAGCTACTCCGGAAAACGGGGCCCTGTATGTGGTAGTAACCCGGCAGCAGGTGTGGGTGCAGCAGGTAGTTACTTCGCCCCAGCAGCCGGGAGTGCTGACGTTGCGGCCTACTGCTAACGGAGCCACGACTACTACCGTGCCGCAGGTCGCAGTAACGGAGCTGTGGCGGGTCACGGGCCGGCTGAGCTTTCAAGTATCCGCGTCCCCGCCGCCCACTAGTGCTTTGGAAGCCAGCCTCCAGGATCTGCTGAGCCGGGTGCAGCGCCTGGAGCAGGGCCGGTAAACGACCACCGGCCGCGCCGGGCTTGCTGGCCTTCCGTATTTTCGGCCGGGCCAAATGCTGGCGGCATTCCCCAGGTTGCTGGCAGTCGATAAGTGAAACCCCGCATTTACTTCTGGCTGCCTGGGTACCTATTAACGCAGCTATTCCCTATCCGACACTACATGCGGCTTCTCGGCATTCTTCTCTTCTTACTGACTGCGGCCTGCACCCCCGATACGGAGCAGCCAGGTAGCGCTGCGGGGAAGTCGGCTCTAGCGAAGGGTGATCCTCCGCCACCTCCGCCGCCGGGTTACCCCATCTACCGGGCTGATTCCAGCTGCCGCGCCGAGCTTGAGCAGGCCCGCAAGGGTGCTCAAGAGAACAAGCTCACCTACGTCTCGTTCGACAGGCAGCTTCGCTACCGGCAGGAGCTTGAGGCCCTGCTGGCCCGGCAGGAAATCAAGCTTATCCACATTCCCATGAACTGCACCGGCGAATTATACTGCTACCGTTTTTATATGGACAGCATCATGGTCAGGCGGCGAGGAGCCGGGTTTATCGACAGCTTAAAGCAGGTGGCCGATAAGCAGTTTGTGTCGGCTTGGGCCACCAAAACCTACCGTAGTTGGGATGTTGACACACGGCCCACCTGTGGCCCTGACGACATCCATCGCTACGTGACTTCCCGGGTGTGCCAGCCCGCCGGCTGGGACCCCAAGCCCAAAAACGGTCCTTATTTCAATAATGAGCGACAGTATATTCAGATGCGCTTTGTGGTGGATACCC belongs to Hymenobacter cellulosilyticus and includes:
- a CDS encoding helix-turn-helix domain-containing protein, whose protein sequence is MDWIPAKLRTIRQEFNMTQLEIAQASGLSQRDISQLENGRKEGLPKEFIHFLHTRGVDLNWLFADPAAETAPATSASAGAPAKYSVPESSTSMAAEDRAGYGRVPGGSPVADGPAELRLVAQEQLRQYAQRCQEPAFEQQLPVGNLPLPEMGQGVFRAFQLPDAALAPAFAALDWVIARKEAPGATPENGALYVVVTRQQVWVQQVVTSPQQPGVLTLRPTANGATTTTVPQVAVTELWRVTGRLSFQVSASPPPTSALEASLQDLLSRVQRLEQGR